In Marinobacter qingdaonensis, the genomic stretch CCGCAGCCGCCTCGAAGTAAACGGCGACCGAACCGTCTTCCTGCCGAAAGGCGTCGGGGAAAATCTGGGGCGCCAATGTCGCCACCAGGCTGTAGATCAGCGCCACGCCAGTACCAATGGCAATCAGCGTAAACATGTTCAGATTCCGGCTGACCACGGACTTCCAGCCTCTGACAAAGAACGGCCAGCCACACCAGGCCACGACGGGCGTCGCCAACACCAGTTGAATCCAGTTGGACATTTGTGGGGCTATAAGGTGATCAAGCCCCGTTAAGTGCCCTCCCATCTCCAACACCAATACCGGCAGTGCCAGCACCAGGCCAATCCAGAAGCGGCGGGTCATGTCTTTGAGCTCCGCCGAAGGCTCGTCATCCAGACTTACCTGCTCGGGCTCCAGGGCCATACCGCAGATCGGGCAATCCCCGGGGCCCTGCTGCCGGATTTCCGGATGCATCGGACAGGTGTACATGGTGCCCGGAGCCACGGGTTCTTCCGGCTTCTGTTCTCCACTGAGGTAGTGTTCCGGATCCTCATCAAACTTTGACTGGCAGCGTGAGGAGCAGAAGTACCAGGTTTTGCCACCGTGTTCGCTGCGATGCTCTGCCGAGTGGGGATCCACCGACATGCCGCAAACCGGATCCTTGACGGCGTGCGCGCCGGCATCTTTGTGATCATGGCTGTGGTTGTGGTTGTGACTGTCGTGATGGTGGACATGTTGATGCTCAGCCATTCTGGTCTCCCTTTTGGTCTGCCGGCCAATCCGCGAACGCGATGAAATAGAGTAGAACAAGGTTGACGATAGGGATGAGTATCAACACGCCCAACCACCCCGGGTAGCCTGTTCGCTGGCAGATACGCCAAGCCGGAATCACCACCACAATGGCGATCACCAGCATCCACAACCAGTGCCCGGCCCACATGGTGTTTCCAAACATGTCATTGTTCATCATGGTAGTGCTCTCCCTGTCGAATTCTGGTTATTAGTGATGATGAGCATGAGATTCCTCCTGCCCTGGCTGCCCAGCTTTGGCGGTCCTCTTGAGGAAGACCTGTTCAGCCTCCGCAATCACAGCCATGGTGACAACCGCTACGCCGATCACAAACGGGTCTGTATTCAGTTTGACCCAAACAAAGCCACCAAGAACGAGCAAATCCAGAACAATAGCCATCGCAGGCACCCACACATTGGCCTTCACATCCTCCCGCAAATAGCGCAGAACGCCCCAATGGATAGCAATGTCCATGATCAGGTAAAAAATGATGCCCAGCGCTGCAATTCGGGACAGGTCGAAGAAGGCCGTGAGGATAAGCCCAAGCACCACGGTATAAACCAAGGTGTGCTTCTGGATGCTGCCCGGCATGCCGAAATGGCTGTGGGGGACCAGCTTCATTTCAGTCAGCATGGCCAACATGCGCGAGACGGCGAAAATACTGGCCAGAATGCCTCCGGCGGTGGCCATCATCGCAATGGCAACGGTAAACCAGACGCCATACTCGCCCAATGCGGGGCGCGCAGCGGCCGCCAGGGAGTAGTCCTGCGTCTTGATGATTTCCGCCAGGGAGAGATTGCTGGCAACGGCGAAACCGACCAGGGTGTAGATCACCACACAGGCGGCGATAGAAATAATGATAGCTCGCCCCACATTCCGCTTGGGGTCTATGACTTCTGAGCCGCTATTGGTGATGGTCGTAAAACCTTTGAAGGCCAGAATGCCAAGGGCCGTGGCGCCCAGGAAGTTGCCCACGGTTCCAGCCTTACCAGTGTTCGAGAAATCCACTGACAGGCTGTCGGCAATCCAAACACCCACCAGCCCGAAAATCAGTATGCCGCCGATCTTCAGAATGCCTATGAAAGACGCCACCCCTTGAATCATCCGATTACCTAAGAGATTAATCAGAAACGCGACCAGAATCAGTGAGACGCCAAGAATGGGTACCATACGGCCACTGTCATCGCCCCCGAACAACTGCATGGTGTAGGAACCGAAGGTGCGCGCAAGAAAGCTTTGGGCGATCACCATCGAAAAATACATCAGCAAAGCATTAAACGCGGTCGGTAGCCGGTTGCCATAAGCTTTGTGCAGGTACATGCCAATGCCCCCGGCTGATGGGTAGGCATTGGAGATTTTGATGTACGAATAAGCGCTGAAACCGACGATCACGGCGGCAGCGAGAAACGCCAATGGGAAAAGAGCGCCGGTCATCTGCGCCATCTGCCCGGTCAATGCGAAGATACCGGCCCCAATCATGACTCCGGTACCCAGCATAACGGTTCCCGGGAGTGTGAGACTGCCTTCCTGATAGCGAGTGGTCCTGTCTTGCTCCCTGCTCATTCGCCCTCCTGATACTCTTACTCAAGAACCCGAAATGCCGCCGACATCTGACTGAGCATTTCAGGTATTTATCCCATATCAAATCCTATAAAAAAGGGCCAGGGGAAGAACCTGGCCCAAGACACCTCGTCAGAACGCGATGCGAGCACCGATGACAGCAAACCAATCTTCTGTGCCGCCGCCGCTCGCTTCAGCCAGGTCGGCGCTATCGCCATACTTACGCTCGTGCACCACACCCACGTAGGGTGAGAACGCACGGTCGATCAGGTCGTAGCTGAGCCGGAGGCCGGTTTCGGTGGAAACTAATCCCTTGCCGACGCCGATCTCTTCATCCTCACTGAGCGCTACTGAGGCATCCAGCGTTGCCGCCAGAATCCAGTAGTTGGTGAACAGCAATTCGTACTCAGCGTCCAGTTCGGCTGACGTATCGCCATCCTTGCTGACATACAGATTTGCATCGATCTCAAACCATTGAGGTGCCAGCCCCGCGACGCCGAGAACAGCGTATGTGCGGTCCGGCCCCTCCGGAGTATCGAAACGCACGCCCGCTTTGGCGTCGAAGAACTTGGAGATGGGGATCTGGCCGACCAACTGGTTTTCCAGTGTTTCGTAGGCCTGCTCCTGTATTTCGTATTCACCGGTTGTGAGCAGCCGGATTTTAAAATCATCGGTGCCATAGAAGGCATCCGCATTCCAGACGCCCAGCTCCTCGTCATCGTCGCTGTAGCGGTATTCAAACTCTTCAAATTGAACACCCCAGGTTGTGAGTGGCTGTTTACGAGCGGTCGTGTCGGAGATCATTTCCTGAGCGGTCACCGCCGTCGAGAATCCGATAGAGGCAAGGAAACTGACCGCAACAAGTGATCGAATACAACTCATGCCTCACCTCCTTCTTCAGCCGCCACGTCTGTTTTGGCCTGCGTTGACTCTGGCCCACCTTCAACAATCACCTTGCGGAACATGCCAGCGGCCGCGTGATAAGAAAGGTGGCAGTGGAACGCCCACTGGCCAGGCTCGTCGACTTCGGTTTCCATATAAACGGTGGTGCCGGGCTGCACACTGACCGTGTGCTTGATCGGATTCCACTGGCCTGCGCCAACATCAAGAATTGACCACATACCGTGCAGATGCATGGGGTGAGTCATCATGGTTTCGTTAACAAACTTGAAACGGACCCGCTCACCGTATTTGAGGCGAATCGGATCGGCGTCTTCGTACTTAACGCCATTTATGCTCCAGGTATACCGCTCCATGTTGCCGGTCAAACGAAGCTCAATTTCCCGGGTCGGCTCGCGAACTTCATACAGCGGATCCTGAGCCTTCAGGTCAGCGTAGGACAGGAACTTACCGCCATTGGCTGCCGTGGGTACGAGGCCACTACCCTTGGCATAGAAGGGATCACTTGGACCTTCTTTTTTACCCATCGCCATGGAACCGTGATCCATGCCTTCCATGTTAGAATGATCCATTCCTTTCATATTTGAGTGGTCCATTCCTTTCATCGAAGAATGATCCATTCCGCCCATCCCTTCTGAGCTGCTCATATCCATGTCGCCATGATCCATACCGGCCATGCTGCCATGGTCCATGCCATGCATACCGCTCATGTCGGCCATAGTCAGGCGGGCCGGTTCACGCAGTTGCGGTACAGCCGCTTCCATACCCTCTTCTGGGGCCAGTGTTGCTCTGGCATAGCCCGAACGCCCCATGGATTCGGCGAATATGGTGTAGGCCTGCTCATCTTTCGGACGCACGATTACATCGTAGGTTTCCGCCACACCAATCCGGAATTCGTCTACATTAACCGGCTGAACATTGTTGCCATCAGCCTGGACAACCGTCATATCCAAACCCGGAATCCGGATGTCAAAGTAGGTCATCGCGGAAGAGTTGATGAATCGCAGCCGAATGCGTTCGCCCGGCTCAAAGAGTCCCGTCCAGTTCTGGTCCGGACCTTTGCCGTTGATCAGGCCCGTAAAGCCCTGCACGTCTTCAACGTCTGCCTTCATCATCCGCATGCCACCCCAGGCCATACGGTCACTGACGGTGTTCATCAGGCCATTTTTTGACACGTCCGAGAAAAACTCGCCGACGGTTTGCTGCTCGCGGTTGTAGTAATCCGGCATCATTTTCAGGTTGCGCATGATGCGGTCACCGGAATGGGGGTGCTTATCAGTCAACTGCACCACGTATTCACGATCGTAGCGGAATGGCTCACGGCCCTCGGGCTCGATGACAATGGCACCATAGGCGCCGTCCGGCTCCTGGAATCCAGAGTGGCTGTGGAACCAGTAAGTGCCCGCTTGCTGGATAGGAAATTCATAGGTGAAGGTTTCACCCGGCTTGATGCCCGGGAAGCTGATACCGGGCACACCGTCCTGGTTAAAAGGAAGGATCAGGCCGTGCCAGTGAATAGACGTCATCTCATCCAGGTTATTGGTCACATTGATCTTGACGTTTTCGCCTTCCTTGAAGCGCATAACCGGCCCCGGGGATGCGCCGTTGTATCCGATGCCTTCCTTCACAAAATCGCCGGTATCAATTTTTACCCGGTCGACCGTAAGGTCGTACTCACCGGCCATAACCAAGGCTGGCATCAGCAGGCTCAAAAGCCCTGTCAAAAAGCGTGTTTTCATCTGTTTTACTCCAAACTACACGTCATTGAAGCCGGGCCAAGAAACGTGTCTCAGCCCCGCTGATCGCGGACTTCCGCCAAGCGATTTACTCGAAATTGACCTCACCGTACATACCGGCCTGATAGTGGCCTGGCACGTTGCAGGCGAATTCGATATTGCTTTTATCAGAAAACTTCCAAATTATTTCTTTGCTTTGGCCGGGTTCCAGCAACACGCTGTTCGGGTCGTCATGCTTCATGGAATGGCCATTGCCCATATCCATATTCATCATGTCGTGGTTCAGCTTGCCGCCCTGGATCACGCCATGCTCAACCATCATCATCATTTCCTCTTGGTGAGCGTCGTGCATGTCGGGAGTGCCCACATTGAATTCATGCACGAGGTTTCCTTTGTTCTCCACCACGAAGCGAACGGTTTCGCCAGGCTTTACACTGATTTCTTCGGGCTCGTAGTAGTTGTCGTACATTTCCACTGTGATAGTGCGAGAGGCCTCCGAGGCTTTACCCGGTTCGCCGCTGCTGGCGCCATGACCACCGCCATGAGCACCGGCGGCGAGGGTCACTGCGGACATCGACATGGCCGCGGCTGCAACAATCAACTTGGATGCATTCATCTTGTCTTCTCCATTGATAAAGTGGCCGGAAATCCCGGCGTCGGTTGGCTCTGAACAAAGAGCGATGCCAGAATACGAATCACACCATCGCGCATTAACCTGAATTCTTGCTGAAAATATTGAACTAATTTGCCATTCAGGCTGAATTCAGGTTGATCAGCGACACTCCAAAGCTATTACTTGGCTCAGAGAAGGAATGTCCGATGCGATTACTGCTCGTTGAAGATGACCGTTTGCTGGCTGACGGATTAAGTGGTCAGCTTGAAAAGGCAGGGTTCAGCGTTGATACGACCTACACCGCCAAAGAGGCTGCGATTCTGGGCGAGCAGGAGGACTATCGAGCCGTTATTCTTGATCTTGGCCTACCCGATGGCAACGGGTTAGACGTTTTGAGGAAATGGAGAACCCATCAGATAGGCTGCCCGGTTCTTATTCTGACCGCCAGAGGCGACTGGCACGACAAGGTGGAAGGCCTTAAAGCTGGAGCGGATGACTACCTTGCAAAACCCTTTCAGACCGAAGAACTCATCGCCCGGCTCAACGCCATTGTGCGTCGAAGCGAAGGCCGTATTCATTCAATGGTAAAAGCCGGACGCTTCGAATTAGATGAAAATCGTCAAAGCCTGAAATCGGAAGATGGCACGGAGCACAGCCTCACCGGCACGGAATTTCGCCTACTGCGCTGCCTGATGAGCCGTCCCGGCCATGTGTTCTCGAAAGAGCAGCTAATGGAGCAGTTGTACAACCTGAACGACAGCCCGAATGAAAACATCATCGAAGCCTACATTCGCAGATTGCGAAAACTGGTTGGCAACGACACCATTGCAACCCGTCGCGGCCAGGGGTATCTGTTCAATGACGCTGTTTAGCAAGCCCAAATCCGTCAAAGGCACGTTGCTTATATTGCTACTGCCAGCCGGCATTGCATTAATGGGGCTTGCATGGCTGGTTCACGGCCTCTTACTGGACCGGATGTCCCGGGAATTCGTCGAGACACGTCTCAAGGATGAGGTCACCTTTCTGGAGCACCAGATTCGCGAGTCTGGTGGTCAATTGGACAGTCTCAAGACCGGTGACTATTTTCAGGAAGTCTTTCATCACGCCTTCGCCATTCACTCTCCGTCCATGACTATCATTTCCCCGGATTCCTGGGCACCGGTGTTAATGTCGTTGATTGAATCAGCGAAGGATGGAACCGTTCGTATTCAGGATGCGGGTACAGTCGAAGGCCCAAAGAGCATTCTTGCGTATCGAAAGTCGTTCCAGATAGGCAATACGCCGATTGTAGTGATCGTGTCCGAGGATCTCGGCGCACTAAAACGCAGTCAGACGGAGTTGCACGCGTGGACGGCCATCGTCTCTATTTTGCTAATTCTGCTCTTGGTCGTTGCGATCTGGTTTGGTATCAATTTGTCCATGCGCCCAGTCGTCGAACTGAAGGCCACGCTAAAGCGACTTCAAGATGGCAAGGTTTCCCGGATTCATGTCCAGGCGCCCGAGGAGTTTCGACCGCTGGTCCAGCAGCTCAACCAATTACTCGACTCACTCGACCAGCGACTGGAACGGTCAAGGGATGCGCTCGCGAATCTCTCTCACAGCGTCAAGACCCCGATTGCGGCCGTCCGACAGGTTCTTGAGGACACCAGCCGTCCACTCTCCAACGATCTCCGCCTTCAGATGACCGCGAGACTCAATGATATCGATAAACAACTTGAAGCGGAAATGCGACGCAGCCGCTTTGCCGGGCCACAGGTTGGAAAAAGCGCTTACCCTCTGAAACAGGCGCGGGACCTACTTTGGATGCTGGGGCGGCTATACCCGGAAAAGTCCTTTGAACTGTCGAGTTCTCTGCCGGAGGAAGCCCGCTGGCCGATTGAGCAACACGACCTGAATGAGATCATGGGCAATCTCCTGGACAACGCAGGCAAATGGTCAGAACGATGTGTAGAGCTCTCACTCGTTCAGAATTCCGGAACACTGAAGATCTGCGTGACAGACGATGGGCCAGGCGTCCACGAGGCAGAAATCAGCAAGCTGGGTCAACGGGGATTGCGGCTGGACGAGCAGACCCCAGGCCATGGCCTCGGGCTGGCGATTGTTCGAGAAATTGTCGAACGCTACAGTGGAACCCTCCACTTCTCACCTGCTCCGAAAAGTGGGTTGTCCGTGATAGTTGACCTTCCCAGGGCGGTGCCGGTGATCAATCGTTGACCCGGCCACTTGGTATGTGGTTAAGCGATCACATGTGGATAGTGTTTGTATAAAAACTTTCCTCACAGTAATGCCTTTTTCAAGCTAGATTCAGCTTCGTCTGTTGTTATAGCGGGTCGCTTGAAGTCCGGTCTCTTAGCTAATTTTGGACTTACCCCGATACACGTGACAACCCCGTTCCTCAAAGCGAGGCCTTCAGACTTCAAGCTGAATGTTCGCTTTGCGACCCCAGTGCTTTCTGGATTTGACGAAACATGCCAACCACTCAGAGCGATCTGAGTTTGTAGTGCACCTTCAGGATGACAATCTGGGATGCCTATTATTGCTCCTCATGGGAAAGATTTTTCGTCGAATGACACTCAATCGCCAGCCAGGCCTGTAAATCGTTGGTAGCCCAGTCTCTGGCAAGCGGCATTTGAATTAGCATATGGGCACTAATCGGCCTCTGTTCTGATAGGCTGGCTTTAAAGGGTAAGACATCCGTCATGTTCCATGATTTCGGAGGATTCATCATGTTTTCGGGCCTCAGCGCATTTCCTTTAACCCCTATGAGTGAGCAAGGTATAGACGAGGCGGCATTTGTTCGATTGATCGAACAGCTCGTTACCGCCAACGTTGATTCAATAGGCGTGTTGGGCTCGACTGGAAACTATGCCTATCTGACCATGGACGAGCGTGCACGTGTCGTAAGACTTGCCATTGAACACGCAGGGGATGTCCCTGTGATGGTAGGTATCGGTGCGCTGCGCACGCGCGATGTACTTACGCTGGCCGAGGATGCCGAGGTAGCTGGTGCCTCCGGGGTACTGCTGGCGCCAATGTCCTATCAGAAACTGCTTCCAGATGAAGTTTTCGGGCTCTATGAAACAGTAACGCACGCACTATCGCTTCCGCTTTGTGTCTACGACAATCCTGGTACCACGCAGTTTGTTTTCAGCGACGAGCTTCACGGACAAATTGCGCATCTCCCGAACGTGGCGTCGATCAAGATTCCCGGAGTGCCTGAAGACCCTATTGAAGCAATGGCGCGGGTTGAAAGGCTTCGTGCACACATTCCATCAACCGTCACTGTGGGGGTGAGTGGAGATGCCTTCGCCGCGACTGGCCTGAATGCCGGCTGTGATGCCTGGTATTCTGTGATCGGGGGCGTGTTTCCCGCCGCAGCACTTGCGATTACGCGCGCAGCTCAGGCCGGGAACGCGCAGGAAGCGACACGGTTATCGAAACGATTACAGCCCTTATGGGAATTGTTCAACGAATCTGGAGGAAGCCTGCGGGTTGTCGCAGCTGCTGCGGAATTGCAGGGACTTGCTGAGTCTCCGTGTTTACCGCTGCCGCTCAAAACCCTTGGTAAAGAGGGGCGTCGACGACTGGCGAACTTGATTGATGAGCTGGATTTATCGTGACGCAAATGTCGCTCCACGACGGTCAATACAACGGGGTAAAAGCGGAGGGTTTTGAGTGGATTGGGGACTTTTAATCACTTTCGCTACAACCTTCGCGTCAATCCTGGCTCTGCCTGGGCCGAACGCTGCATTTGCCGTAGGACAGTCCCTTAGGTATGGCGCACGGAAGTCGCTGGCAGTCGCCGTAGGTTTTATGTTGGCAACCTGCGTCCACGGGATACTCGTGTTATCCGGACTGGGCGTACTGATACAACGCTTTGCAGGTGCATTGGTATTGCTGAAGTGGTGTGGGGTTGCTTATTTGGTGTATCTCGCCATAAAGGCGTTCAGGTCCGGGGTAAATATTGTAACTGTTTCCTCTCAGACAATGACCGTAAGCAAAATGATGCTAAGTGCAATGGCAGTCTCATTGACAAATCCTAAAGCACTGCTGGCGAGTCTGATGATCTACCCGCTATTCATCACGTCTTCCGGCGCTTATATCTCTCAAGCGGTAGCATTGGTGGCAGTCGCAATGGCGATTTCTTTTTCCATATACGCAACCTACATAGTGGGAGCATCCAAGTTGGGCAAGCATTTGCGGAGGAGCGAATGGGCCAATAAGATCGTCGCGTCGTTCTATTTGGGTGCAGCTGGTGTGTTGGCTTCCAAATCAACATAACTCAAAGCGGGCCCTTCGGCCTTTGATCTGAATGTCCGCTTTGCGACCAAGCCAAATCTTCGCGTCAGTTAAAAAGGCCCAGATTTGGAACCGAAACAAAAGGTAGTGCAAATAATGACCATTCCCCGAAATCAAACCGTTGAAGCGCGTAGACCAGCTAACGATTTCCAATTCGAATATTACGATGTGTACAAATCCCCCCCATTTTTCGTCCACATAGTTGACGTGCCAACGTGTATGCATATTAATTTTCGAAACTACCTCAACAGCGCCTAAAAATCAGCATCTTAACTAGGATATACACACGGCATGCGGAAACTGTATGGCAGCACCCAATGAAATGCACAGATTGGTTTGCGGCCAACCTCCATGGGAGAAAATTGACAACATTAGGAATGTGTTCGGAAAACCGCCGAGGTGACCCTGGGCGGCGTCGACACCCGGCAGCTATCCTCCAAGACCATGGCGGTGCTGGAGCGCCCGAACCTGTATTTTATCGGCGAAGTGGTGGACGTCACCGGCCACCTGGGCGGGCATAACTTTCAATGGGCTTGGGCGTCAGGGGTGGCAGCGGGCAACGACGCCTGATCCAGAGCACGAGTGCAAAGTTGGCGAACTGATCTGGGCTAAGCCAGATGAGTACCTGCTGGGTAATTACTGACCCGGACCGCTCCGGCGTCGCCCACCATGGCCGCCCGATACAGAAAACCCTCACAGGCCTTTGCCCGCTTCTTGGCGGCACTGGCGGCCTCGGAAAGCTGTTCGGAGGTCCAGCGCCGGCCACCCGGGACATCGAGGATGGCTGCGGCCAGGGACACCAGGGGAAACCGGGAAACCCGGCCACTGCGGTCTTCCGATTCCACAAATCCGGAGCGCAGCACGGCCTCCGGGTAGAAGCAGCGGGTACTGGCGCAGAACTCGCGCTGGATCGAGCGCGCCCGGCGCTCAACCTGGTCCGACTCACTGACCACCACAAAGTCATCACCGCCAATGTGGCCGACGAAATCCGTGTCGTCATCAAAGTGACTGGCCAGCAGATCCGCCAGCAGGGCAATAACCCGGTCCCCGACCTGGTACCCCAACTGGTCGTTCAGGGGCTTGAACAGATTGATGTCAAAGTAGAGCACCCGGAACGGCTGTTGCGCCGCAGCCCTGGCCACCAACGCCCGTTGGATCGGCACGTTGCCGGGCAGCAGGGTAAGTGGGTTGGCGTACCGGGCTTTCTCAATCTTGCGTTCGGTGATGCGCTTGAGCAGCGAGCGGGTTGATCCCAGCCCGATGTACGCCCCGCGACGGGTGATGATGAAGTGCTGTTTCAGGTAATGCTCGTCGTCATCGATCAGGCGCTGGCTGACCTCCTCCAGCGGCGTGTCGTACTCCACCACCAGGGCGTCGGAACTTAGCATCTGGCTGACCGCCCGCTTTTCGTAAAGCGCCCGGCCGTAGGGCGTACTGAAGGTTTCCAGCACCCGCCACTTGTGCACCAGGCCCAGCGGGCAGCGGGTGTCGACCACCGGCAGCGCGAAGGTGCCCGGCTCGTTCTGCAACCGCTCCCAGGCTTCCTGCAGCGTGGCATCGGAGCGGATGGGTTCGATGTAGTGGCACAGGTCACCGGCGGTTTCCCGGTTTGGCAAGTCG encodes the following:
- a CDS encoding dihydrodipicolinate synthase family protein; the protein is MFHDFGGFIMFSGLSAFPLTPMSEQGIDEAAFVRLIEQLVTANVDSIGVLGSTGNYAYLTMDERARVVRLAIEHAGDVPVMVGIGALRTRDVLTLAEDAEVAGASGVLLAPMSYQKLLPDEVFGLYETVTHALSLPLCVYDNPGTTQFVFSDELHGQIAHLPNVASIKIPGVPEDPIEAMARVERLRAHIPSTVTVGVSGDAFAATGLNAGCDAWYSVIGGVFPAAALAITRAAQAGNAQEATRLSKRLQPLWELFNESGGSLRVVAAAAELQGLAESPCLPLPLKTLGKEGRRRLANLIDELDLS
- a CDS encoding copper resistance protein B translates to MSCIRSLVAVSFLASIGFSTAVTAQEMISDTTARKQPLTTWGVQFEEFEYRYSDDDEELGVWNADAFYGTDDFKIRLLTTGEYEIQEQAYETLENQLVGQIPISKFFDAKAGVRFDTPEGPDRTYAVLGVAGLAPQWFEIDANLYVSKDGDTSAELDAEYELLFTNYWILAATLDASVALSEDEEIGVGKGLVSTETGLRLSYDLIDRAFSPYVGVVHERKYGDSADLAEASGGGTEDWFAVIGARIAF
- a CDS encoding response regulator transcription factor, with translation MRLLLVEDDRLLADGLSGQLEKAGFSVDTTYTAKEAAILGEQEDYRAVILDLGLPDGNGLDVLRKWRTHQIGCPVLILTARGDWHDKVEGLKAGADDYLAKPFQTEELIARLNAIVRRSEGRIHSMVKAGRFELDENRQSLKSEDGTEHSLTGTEFRLLRCLMSRPGHVFSKEQLMEQLYNLNDSPNENIIEAYIRRLRKLVGNDTIATRRGQGYLFNDAV
- a CDS encoding copper resistance system multicopper oxidase; translated protein: MKTRFLTGLLSLLMPALVMAGEYDLTVDRVKIDTGDFVKEGIGYNGASPGPVMRFKEGENVKINVTNNLDEMTSIHWHGLILPFNQDGVPGISFPGIKPGETFTYEFPIQQAGTYWFHSHSGFQEPDGAYGAIVIEPEGREPFRYDREYVVQLTDKHPHSGDRIMRNLKMMPDYYNREQQTVGEFFSDVSKNGLMNTVSDRMAWGGMRMMKADVEDVQGFTGLINGKGPDQNWTGLFEPGERIRLRFINSSAMTYFDIRIPGLDMTVVQADGNNVQPVNVDEFRIGVAETYDVIVRPKDEQAYTIFAESMGRSGYARATLAPEEGMEAAVPQLREPARLTMADMSGMHGMDHGSMAGMDHGDMDMSSSEGMGGMDHSSMKGMDHSNMKGMDHSNMEGMDHGSMAMGKKEGPSDPFYAKGSGLVPTAANGGKFLSYADLKAQDPLYEVREPTREIELRLTGNMERYTWSINGVKYEDADPIRLKYGERVRFKFVNETMMTHPMHLHGMWSILDVGAGQWNPIKHTVSVQPGTTVYMETEVDEPGQWAFHCHLSYHAAAGMFRKVIVEGGPESTQAKTDVAAEEGGEA
- a CDS encoding sensor histidine kinase is translated as MTLFSKPKSVKGTLLILLLPAGIALMGLAWLVHGLLLDRMSREFVETRLKDEVTFLEHQIRESGGQLDSLKTGDYFQEVFHHAFAIHSPSMTIISPDSWAPVLMSLIESAKDGTVRIQDAGTVEGPKSILAYRKSFQIGNTPIVVIVSEDLGALKRSQTELHAWTAIVSILLILLLVVAIWFGINLSMRPVVELKATLKRLQDGKVSRIHVQAPEEFRPLVQQLNQLLDSLDQRLERSRDALANLSHSVKTPIAAVRQVLEDTSRPLSNDLRLQMTARLNDIDKQLEAEMRRSRFAGPQVGKSAYPLKQARDLLWMLGRLYPEKSFELSSSLPEEARWPIEQHDLNEIMGNLLDNAGKWSERCVELSLVQNSGTLKICVTDDGPGVHEAEISKLGQRGLRLDEQTPGHGLGLAIVREIVERYSGTLHFSPAPKSGLSVIVDLPRAVPVINR
- a CDS encoding APC family permease; protein product: MSREQDRTTRYQEGSLTLPGTVMLGTGVMIGAGIFALTGQMAQMTGALFPLAFLAAAVIVGFSAYSYIKISNAYPSAGGIGMYLHKAYGNRLPTAFNALLMYFSMVIAQSFLARTFGSYTMQLFGGDDSGRMVPILGVSLILVAFLINLLGNRMIQGVASFIGILKIGGILIFGLVGVWIADSLSVDFSNTGKAGTVGNFLGATALGILAFKGFTTITNSGSEVIDPKRNVGRAIIISIAACVVIYTLVGFAVASNLSLAEIIKTQDYSLAAAARPALGEYGVWFTVAIAMMATAGGILASIFAVSRMLAMLTEMKLVPHSHFGMPGSIQKHTLVYTVVLGLILTAFFDLSRIAALGIIFYLIMDIAIHWGVLRYLREDVKANVWVPAMAIVLDLLVLGGFVWVKLNTDPFVIGVAVVTMAVIAEAEQVFLKRTAKAGQPGQEESHAHHH
- a CDS encoding GGDEF domain-containing protein — encoded protein: MQDSLSQELLSLLSEESITTLFQPIVNIGEQEVFGYEALSRGPSDSSLHAANILFETAERCGLTMELETLCFRTAARNWSGQGSPQKLFLNISPAKLMPGQFDAHQLDELLRLNGLQASDIVIELSERYPTADPLELLKTLAWLRARGFLIAIDDLGSGYSGLKLWSELKPDFVKIDRHFIRDIQDDLVKREFLRSVVDLASRLGCSLIAEGVETEAELNVVSGMGIELVQGFLFGRPKAITTASLDVLGVSPEGRVDLPNRETAGDLCHYIEPIRSDATLQEAWERLQNEPGTFALPVVDTRCPLGLVHKWRVLETFSTPYGRALYEKRAVSQMLSSDALVVEYDTPLEEVSQRLIDDDEHYLKQHFIITRRGAYIGLGSTRSLLKRITERKIEKARYANPLTLLPGNVPIQRALVARAAAQQPFRVLYFDINLFKPLNDQLGYQVGDRVIALLADLLASHFDDDTDFVGHIGGDDFVVVSESDQVERRARSIQREFCASTRCFYPEAVLRSGFVESEDRSGRVSRFPLVSLAAAILDVPGGRRWTSEQLSEAASAAKKRAKACEGFLYRAAMVGDAGAVRVSNYPAGTHLA
- a CDS encoding LysE family translocator — its product is MDWGLLITFATTFASILALPGPNAAFAVGQSLRYGARKSLAVAVGFMLATCVHGILVLSGLGVLIQRFAGALVLLKWCGVAYLVYLAIKAFRSGVNIVTVSSQTMTVSKMMLSAMAVSLTNPKALLASLMIYPLFITSSGAYISQAVALVAVAMAISFSIYATYIVGASKLGKHLRRSEWANKIVASFYLGAAGVLASKST
- a CDS encoding membrane protein yields the protein MMNNDMFGNTMWAGHWLWMLVIAIVVVIPAWRICQRTGYPGWLGVLILIPIVNLVLLYFIAFADWPADQKGDQNG
- a CDS encoding cupredoxin domain-containing protein, which translates into the protein MNASKLIVAAAAMSMSAVTLAAGAHGGGHGASSGEPGKASEASRTITVEMYDNYYEPEEISVKPGETVRFVVENKGNLVHEFNVGTPDMHDAHQEEMMMMVEHGVIQGGKLNHDMMNMDMGNGHSMKHDDPNSVLLEPGQSKEIIWKFSDKSNIEFACNVPGHYQAGMYGEVNFE